From the Phalacrocorax carbo unplaced genomic scaffold, bPhaCar2.1 SCAFFOLD_54, whole genome shotgun sequence genome, one window contains:
- the LOC135311170 gene encoding olfactory receptor 14J1-like: MSNSSSITQFLLLAFTDTRELQLLHFWLSLAIYLAALLGNGLIVTAIACDHRLHTPMYFFLLNLSLLDLGCVSTTLPKSMANSLGDTRDISYAGCAAQAFLFLFLISAEFCLLTVMAYDRYVAICKPLHYGTLLGSRACAHMAAAAWAGGFLNALLHTASTFSLPLCHGNALEQFFCEIPQILKLSCSDTYLREVGVTLVSACAAFGCFVFIVLSYVQIFRAVLRIPSEQGRHKAFSTCLPHLAVVSLFISTAMFAYLKPPSISSPPLDLVVAVLYSVVPPAMNPLIYSLRNQELKDAVCKLIR; the protein is encoded by the coding sequence AtgtccaacagcagctccatcacACAGTTCCTCCTCCTGGCGTTCACAGACacgcgggagctgcagctcctgcacttctggctctccctggccatctacctggctgccctcctgggcaacGGGCTCATCGTCACCGCCATCGCCTGCGACCACCGCCTCCACACccccatgtacttcttcctcctcaacctctccctcctcgacCTGGGATGCGTCTCCACcactctccccaaatccatggcCAATTCCctcggggacaccagggacatcTCCTACGCAGGATGTGCTGCACaagcctttctgtttctctttttgataTCAGCAGAGTTTTGTCTCCTCACGGTCATGGCCTACGACCGCTACGTGGCCATCTGCAAACCCCTGCACTACGGgaccctgctgggcagcagagcttgtgcccacatggcagcagctgcctgggccggTGGGTTTCTCAATGCTCTGCTGCACACGGCCAGTACATTTTCactgcccctctgccatggcaatgccctggagcagttcttctgtgaaatccccCAGATCCTCAAGCTCTCCTGCTCAGACACCTACCTCAGGGAGGTCGGGGTTACTCTGGTTAGTGCCTGTGCAgcatttgggtgttttgttttcattgtgctgTCCTATGTGCAGatcttcagggctgtgctgaggatcccctctgagcagggacggcacaaagccttttccacgTGCCTCCCTCACCTGGCCGTGGTCTCCCTGTTTATCAGCACTGCCATGTTTGCCTACCTAAAGCCTCcttccatctcctccccacccctggacctggtggtggcagtgctgtactCGGTGGTGCCCCCAGCAATGAACCCCCTCATCTACAGCCTGAGGAACCAGGAGCTCAAGGATGCAGTGTGCAAACTGATTAgatga